A window of the Citrus sinensis cultivar Valencia sweet orange chromosome 9, DVS_A1.0, whole genome shotgun sequence genome harbors these coding sequences:
- the LOC102627800 gene encoding putative vesicle-associated membrane protein 726, translating to MGQQSLIYSFVARGTVILAEYTEFTGNFTSIASQCLQKLPATNNKFTYNCDGHTFNYLVENGFTYCVVAVESAGRQIPIAFLERVKEDFNKRYGGGKAATAVANSLNKEFGSKLKEHMQYCVDHPEEISKLAKVKAQVSEVKGVMMENIEKVLDRGEKIELLVDKTENLRSQAQDFRQQGTKMRRKMWIQNMKIKLIVLGIIIALILIIVLSVCHGFKC from the exons ATGGGCCAACAGTCGTTGATCTATAGCTTCGTGGCTCGAGGCACGGTGATCCTCGCCGAGTACACTGAGTTCACCGGTAATTTCACGAGCATCGCATCGCAATGTCTCCAGAAACTTCCCGCTACCAATAACAAGTTCACCTACAACTGCGATGGCCACACCTTCAATTACCTCGTTGAGAACGGCTTCA CCTATTGTGTGGTTGCTGTTGAATCTGCTGGCAGGCAAATTCCAATTGCCTTTCTGGAGCGAGTTAAGGAGGATTTCAACAAGAGATATGGTGGAGGAAAAGCTGCAACGGCTGTTGCAAATAGCCTGAACAAAGAGTTTGG GTCTAAACTAAAGGAGCACATGCAGTATTGTGTGGATCATCCTGAAGAGATCAGCAAGCTTGCCAAAGTCAAAGCTCAGGTTTCTGAAGTCAAGGGGGTTATGATGGAAAATATTGAGAAG GTTCTTGATCGTGGTGAGAAGATTGAGCTGCTGGTTGACAAAACTGAGAACCTTCGGTCACAG GCACAAGATTTCCGACAACAGGGGACGAAGATGAGAAGGAAGATGTGGATCCAGAATATGAAGATTAAATTGATCGTTTTGGGTATCATCATCGCATTGATCCTTATCATCGTTCTGTCAGTTTGCCATGGCTTCAAATGTTGA
- the LOC102628093 gene encoding ABC transporter B family member 19-like has product MVMAAYPEELMQVDDQEKKNKNNEHQADEEGMKKKKGKDVEKTLPFGKLLSYADALDWTLMALGTLGAVVHGMAIPIGYLLLGKALEAFGNNIHDRKATVKSLLKVVPYVWYMAFATFPAGILEIGCWMYASERQVTRLRIAYLRAVLNQEVGAFDTDLSTGKVITGVSNHMSVIRDAIGEKLGHFLSSFATFFSGVLIAVICCWEVSLLIFLVVPMILVIGATYTKRMNAVSATKLLYLSEATSMIEQTISQIKTVFAFVGERSEIKSFSDCMDKQIIISRGEALIKGVGLGMFQSVTFCCWALIIWVGAVVVTAKRSTGGEVLAAVMSILFGAIALTYAAPDMQVFNQAKAAGFEIFQVIQRKPRISYSSKGKELEKIDGNIDIRDVCFAYPSRPDQLILKGFSLSIPAGKMVALVGSSGCGKSTVISLVARFYDPSNGDILIDSHNIKDLDLKSLRKNIGAVSQEPSLFTGSLMDNIKVGNMDADDEQIYNASMMANAHSFISQLPDQYSTELGQRGVQLSGGQKQRIAIARAIVKNPPILLLDEATSALDSESEKLVQEALERAMQGRTVILIAHRMSTIVNADMIAVVEDGQVTETGTHHSLLQTSDFYNRLFTMQNLRPIDDSRTKASTVESTSTEQQISVVEQLEEPEESKRELSASTRQEEVKGKRTTIFFRIWFCLNERELLRLVVGTVAAAFSGISKPLFGFFIITIGVAYYDPQAKQEVGWYSLAFSLVGLFSLFTHTLQHYFFGVVGEKAMTNLRRTLYTGVLRNEIAWFEKPQNDAGSLTLRIVSDTSMVKAIISDRMSVIVQCISSILIATIVSLVVDWRMALVAWAVMPCHFIGGLIQAKSAQGFSGDSAAAHTEFISLTSESASNIRTVASFCHEENILQKAKSSLEKTKRSSRKESIKYGVIQGFSLCLWNIAHAVALWYTAVLIDKKQATFRDGIRAYQIFSLTVPSITELWTLIPTVISAITVLAPAFEILDRKTEIEPDAPESSESGRIKGRIEFQNVKFNYPSRPEVTVLNNFSLQMEPGLKVALVGPSGAGKSSVLALLLRFYDPNEGRILIDGKDIKEYNLRRLRSQIGLVQQEPLLFSCSIRNNICYGNEAASEAEIVEVSKKANIHDFISSLPGGYDTVVGEKGCQLSGGQKQRIAIARTLLKRPAIMLLDEATSALDAESERVIVSALEALNPKSSSCGELASRTTQITVAHRLATVINSDVIVVMDKGEVVEMGSHSTLVAESQGVYSRLYQLQAFSGN; this is encoded by the exons ATGGTTATGGCTGCTTACCCAGAAGAGCTTATGCAGGTTGATgatcaagagaagaagaacaagaacaatGAGCATCAAGCGGATGAAGAAgggatgaagaagaagaaggggaAGGATGTCGAAAAAACGTTGCCGTTTGGTAAGCTTTTGAGCTATGCGGACGCTTTGGATTGGACTCTAATGGCACTGGGGACTCTTGGTGCTGTTGTGCATGGCATGGCTATACCCATCGGCTACTTGTTGCTTGGGAAAGCACTGGAAGCTTTTGGAAACAACATTCATGACCGAAAGGCTACGGTTAAATCCCTGCTTAAG GTTGTTCCATATGTGTGGTACATGGCCTTCGCTACATTTCCCGCTGGAATACTCG AGATCGGTTGCTGGATGTATGCAAGCGAAAGACAAGTGACGCGACTGAGAATAGCATATCTAAGAGCAGTTCTTAATCAGGAGGTTGGAGCATTCGACACTGATTTATCAACTGGTAAAGTTATTACTGGAGTCAGTAACCACATGAGCGTCATCCGAGATGCTATTGGGGAGAAG TTGGGGCATTTCCTCTCAAGCTTTGCAACATTCTTTTCTGGAGTACTTATAGCAGTGATATGCTGTTGGGAAGTTTCACTCCTCATTTTTTTGGTAGTCCCCATGATTCTTGTAATAGGAGCTACTTACACCAAAAGAATGAATGCTGTTTCTGCTACTAAGCTGCTCTACCTCTCTGAAGCTACATCTATGATAGAACAG ACAATATCTCAAATCAAGACAGTATTTGCATTTGTTGGGGAGAGAAGTGAAATAAAGTCATTCTCTGACTGTATGGACAAGCAGATTATAATAAGCAGAGGAGAAGCACTTATAAAAGGAGTTGGATTAGGAATGTTTCAGTCTGTGACATTCTGTTGTTGGGCTCTCATCATATGGGTTGGAGCTGTAGTTGTCACTGCCAAGAGATCAACTGGAGGAGAAGTGCTTGCTGCTGTCATGAGCATTCTCTTTGGTGCCAT AGCACTCACTTATGCTGCACCTGACATGCAAGTTTTCAATCAAGCAAAGGCAGCTGGATTTGAGATTTTTCAGGTGATTCAAAGAAAGCCAAGAATTAGTTACTCATCAAAGGGGAAGgaacttgaaaaaattgatggCAACATTGACATAAGAGACGTATGCTTTGCGTATCCATCAAGGCCAGACCAATTGATCCTTAAAGGGTTTTCCCTTTCAATTCCAGCAGGAAAAATGGTGGCTTTAGTTGGTAGCAGTGGCTGTGGAAAGAGCACGGTCATATCTTTAGTTGCAAGGTTTTATGATCCCTCCAATG GTGATATTCTTATTGACAGCCATAACATCAAGGATCTTGATTTAAAGTCCCTGAGAAAGAACATTGGTGCAGTTTCTCAAGAACCATCACTCTTCACTGGCTCCCTCATGGATAACATCAAAGTAGGAAACATGGATGCCGATGatgaacaaatttataatGCATCAATGATGGCAAATGCACACTCTTTCATATCACAACTTCCAGATCAGTACTCAACTGAG TTAGGGCAAAGGGGAGTCCAGTTATCAGGAGGACAAAAGCAGAGGATTGCTATAGCAAGGGCCATTGTGAAGAATCCTCCTATCCTTTTACTTGACGAGGCCACAAGTGCACTTGATTCAGAGTCAGAGAAGCTGGTTCAAGAGGCCCTTGAGAGGGCAATGCAGGGAAGAACAGTCATTTTGATTGCACACAGGATGTCAACTATCGTTAATGCAGATATGATTGCGGTAGTTGAAGATGGTCAAGTCACTGAAACAGGAACCCATCATAGCTTGCTACAAACCAGTGACTTCTACAACAGATTATTTACCATGCAGAACCTCAGACCAATTGATGATTCGAG GACTAAAGCTTCCACCGTAGAATCTACAAGTACTGAACAACAAATTTCAGTTGTTGAGCAACTAGAAGAACCTGAAGAGTCAAAAAGAGAGCTGAGTGCATCTACTAGGCAGGAAGAAGTGAAAGGGAAAAGAACAACTATATTCTTCAGAATTTGGTTCTGCTTGAATGAAAGAGAACTTCTAAGGCTTGTTGTGGGTACAGTTGCCGCAGCTTTCTCTGGAATTTCAAAGCCTTTATTCGGGTTCTTCATCATAACGATTGGTGTAGCATACTATGACCCTCAAGCAAAGCAAGAAGTTGGATGGTATTCATTGGCCTTCTCTTTAGTGGGATTGTTTTCACTATTCACTCACACCTTGCAGCATTACTTCTTTGGAGTGGTTGGAGAGAAGGCTATGACAAACCTCAGAAGAACTCTATATACAG GTGTCCTGCGTAATGAAATAGCTTGGTTTGAGAAACCTCAGAATGATGCTGGTTCACTTACTTTGCGGATTGTAAGTGATACCTCCATGGTCAAAGCCATAATTTCTGATCGTATGTCTGTAATCGTGCAATGCATCTCCTCAATACTGATTGCAACAATAGTAAGCTTAGTTGTCGATTGGAGAATGGCTCTGGTAGCTTGGGCTGTGATGCCTTGCCATTTCATAGGTGGACTAATTCAAGCCAAGTCTGCACAAGGATTTTCGGGTGATTCTGCTGCTGCACATACTGAATTTATCTCCCTTACTTCTGAGTCTGCCTCCAACATAAGAACTGTCGCATCCTTTTGCCATGAAGAGAATATACTCCAGAAAGCTAAAAGTTCTCTAGAAAAAACCAAGAGAAGTAGCAGGAAAGAAAGTATTAAGTATGGTGTCATTCAAGGCTTCTCCCTTTGCCTGTGGAATATAGCACATGCTGTTGCTCTGTGGTACACAGCAGTTTTGATTGATAAAAAACAAGCTACATTTAGGGATGGCATAAGAGCATATCAGATTTTCTCTCTCACAGTACCTTCAATAACTGAATTGTGGACACTGATCCCCACCGTCATCTCTGCCATAACTGTTCTGGCTCCTGCATTTGAAATCCTTGACAGGAAAACTGAAATCGAACCAGATGCACCAGAGAGTTCTGAGTCAGGGAGGATTAAAGGGagaattgaatttcaaaatgtcAAATTCAACTACCCATCAAGACCAGAAGTGACTGTTTTGAACAACTTCAGTTTACAAATGGAACCTGGATTGAAAGTGGCTCTTGTTGGACCAAGTGGAGCTGGCAAGTCGTCTGTCTTGGCCCTTCTACTCAGATTCTATGATCCGAATGAAGGAAGAATTCTGATTGATGGAAAGGAcataaaagaatataatttGAGAAGGCTGAGGTCACAAATAGGATTGGTGCAACAAGAGCCACTTCTTTTTAGTTGTTCAATTAGAAACAATATCTGTTATGGGAATGAAGCAGCCTCTGAAGCTGAAATTGTCGAAGTATCGAAAAAAGCCAATATACATGACTTCATAAGTAGTTTGCCTGGTGGTTATGACACAGTTGTTGGGGAGAAAGGCTGCCAACTTTCTGGTGGGCAAAAGCAAAGAATAGCCATCGCTAGAACTCTGCTAAAGAGGCCTGCAATCATGCTCCTGGATGAAGCAACAAGTGCGTTGGATGCTGAGTCTGAAAGAGTGATAGTCAGTGCACTGGAAGCACTTAATCCCAAAAGCAGCAGCTGTGGCGAATTAGCTTCCAGGACAACACAGATTACAGTTGCACACAGGCTAGCCACTGTGATAAACTCTGATGTCATTGTTGTGATGGACAAGGGTGAAGTTGTTGAAATGGGCTCTCACTCAACTCTAGTGGCAGAATCTCAGGGAGTCTATTCAAGATTGTATCAGCTCCAGGCCTTTTCAGGAAACTGA